From the genome of Flavobacterium ovatum, one region includes:
- a CDS encoding glycosyltransferase family 2 protein has translation MPYPKCTLVTPTYNWPEALELLLLSLLNQTILPNEVIIADDGSNEDTKKLIEKFQANFPIPLLHVWHEDNKNRKPKIMNKAIAMANYDYIIEVDGDIIMNKNFIKDHLTFAEKNHYLFGSRVNIQESILSKVLSEKIIHFNLFSKGIKKRGRTIRIPYLMKFSKNIDQRSKKLRGCNMSFWREDFIKINGFNENLVGWGIDDSEMIQRLHNINIKGLRLKYSAIVYHIFHKEQSKNNVEINNEIERVTTEKKLTYIEKGINQYL, from the coding sequence ATGCCTTATCCTAAATGCACTTTAGTTACTCCTACATACAATTGGCCAGAAGCCTTAGAGTTATTGCTATTGAGTTTATTAAACCAAACCATATTGCCAAATGAAGTAATTATTGCTGATGATGGGTCAAATGAGGATACAAAAAAATTAATCGAAAAATTTCAAGCTAATTTTCCTATTCCATTACTGCATGTTTGGCATGAAGATAACAAAAACCGAAAGCCAAAAATAATGAATAAAGCCATCGCAATGGCAAATTATGATTATATAATAGAAGTGGATGGAGATATTATCATGAATAAAAACTTCATCAAAGACCATCTTACTTTTGCTGAAAAAAACCATTATCTATTTGGTTCTCGCGTAAATATTCAAGAAAGCATATTATCAAAAGTTCTTTCAGAAAAAATCATTCACTTTAATTTGTTTTCAAAAGGAATAAAAAAGAGAGGCAGAACGATTCGGATTCCTTATTTAATGAAATTTTCAAAAAATATTGATCAGCGTTCTAAAAAATTAAGAGGTTGTAACATGTCTTTTTGGAGAGAGGATTTCATTAAAATAAATGGATTTAATGAAAATTTAGTAGGTTGGGGTATAGATGATTCAGAAATGATTCAAAGATTACACAATATCAATATCAAAGGGTTACGATTAAAATATTCAGCAATTGTATACCATATTTTCCACAAAGAACAATCTAAAAACAACGTTGAAATCAATAACGAAATTGAGAGAGTTACCACTGAAAAGAAACTTACCTATATAGAAAAAGGAATCAACCAATACTTATGA
- a CDS encoding glycosyltransferase family 2 protein, translating to MIFDIAVVLINYNSSEHSINCIRSIIQNTSNKLSYQIIITDNCSEKEDYLQLKTFCDNLDFPNLKLLRSSINTGFGGGNMFGLPFVNATFIAFINNDTLLKNDCLSILKNTLHNNPSIGIAGAQAYNQKGEFMISLDHFASPTREILGRNFLERVNSKKYPKRKQLYTQPTQVNFIPGSFMFVRATDFYEVGGFDTTIFLYYEETDLCLRLAKKHKFAYLVPQAEFIHFHGASTPSSIYIKTELKISLLYIIRKHYGYLSYLLVLNYLRINYSFSTLFKPKYWYLLKILIAGAPISSSIKTKQQIEVL from the coding sequence ATGATATTTGATATAGCCGTAGTTCTGATCAACTACAATTCAAGTGAGCACAGCATAAATTGCATTCGTTCTATTATTCAAAACACTTCAAATAAACTTTCATATCAAATCATCATAACCGATAATTGTTCTGAAAAAGAAGATTACCTTCAACTAAAGACTTTTTGTGATAACTTAGATTTCCCTAACTTAAAACTCCTAAGAAGCTCGATAAACACTGGCTTTGGCGGAGGAAATATGTTTGGACTTCCGTTTGTAAACGCTACATTTATTGCTTTTATAAACAATGATACTTTACTTAAAAACGATTGCCTATCTATTTTAAAAAATACTTTACACAATAATCCATCCATAGGAATTGCAGGTGCTCAAGCTTATAATCAAAAGGGAGAATTTATGATTTCATTAGATCATTTTGCTTCTCCAACTAGAGAAATCTTGGGGCGAAATTTTTTAGAACGCGTTAATTCAAAAAAATATCCTAAACGAAAACAATTATATACTCAACCGACACAAGTAAACTTTATTCCTGGAAGTTTTATGTTTGTAAGAGCCACTGATTTTTATGAAGTTGGAGGCTTTGACACTACCATATTTCTCTATTATGAAGAAACAGATTTATGTCTTCGACTAGCCAAAAAACACAAATTTGCCTATTTGGTTCCCCAAGCTGAATTTATACATTTTCACGGAGCCAGTACACCTTCAAGTATTTATATCAAAACAGAACTTAAGATCTCTTTACTTTATATTATTCGTAAACATTATGGTTATTTGAGTTACCTATTAGTTTTGAACTATTTAAGAATAAACTATTCTTTTAGCACATTATTTAAACCCAAATATTGGTATTTACTTAAAATATTGATTGCGGGAGCCCCTATATCTAGTTCTATCAAGACAAAGCAACAGATAGAAGTATTATAA
- a CDS encoding LETM1-related biofilm-associated protein, giving the protein MINASSPGWIDKYFFKHKKSKFVLTNDIDAFYLKVRKTGFIYGHIVSFETETPIDTKGWVQNEIPKVALLNILHATYRLHHQDENPGHFIKKALDFYDAMHPQGFNLFKKVLPNSPDSLNLEKIIDSRVQTNIDIVSKNFSHIVTNALLFIDVLAFREYLTRGELPEKYLKKIEESIVSVISLSLKTKTNKSKYDDLLIKLFEASVRYSKFSNSNIQNIEELNLNYFSSELEKYYIIDMAGMSLWSDGKLENEESYFLYKLAEKIGVSDDFVTNSIQETNDFITQYKKEIPFFNYSNPVKHFYDQTTKNVETLITRNKNRLFKEITGSKELMILLATSTTRDLDEKEKKKVKKQLLEICKTIPSLTIFLLPGGSLLLPILIKFIPKMLPSAFNENLDNE; this is encoded by the coding sequence ATGATTAACGCTTCATCTCCAGGTTGGATAGATAAATATTTTTTTAAACACAAAAAATCTAAATTCGTTTTAACGAACGATATAGATGCGTTTTATCTAAAAGTAAGAAAGACTGGATTTATATATGGCCATATTGTTTCTTTTGAAACAGAGACGCCAATTGACACTAAGGGTTGGGTTCAAAATGAAATTCCAAAAGTTGCGTTACTCAATATTTTACATGCTACTTACAGATTGCATCATCAAGATGAAAACCCCGGGCATTTTATAAAAAAAGCATTAGATTTTTATGACGCAATGCATCCACAAGGATTCAACTTGTTTAAAAAGGTACTCCCCAATAGCCCTGATTCTCTTAATTTAGAAAAAATCATTGACAGTCGAGTTCAAACTAACATTGATATTGTAAGCAAGAATTTTTCTCATATTGTTACCAATGCATTACTTTTTATAGATGTATTAGCTTTTCGTGAATATCTTACTCGTGGTGAATTGCCTGAAAAATATTTAAAAAAAATTGAAGAGTCGATCGTTAGTGTTATTTCGTTATCCTTAAAAACTAAAACCAATAAATCTAAATACGATGATTTATTAATCAAACTTTTTGAGGCTTCAGTACGCTACAGTAAGTTCTCAAATAGTAACATCCAAAATATAGAAGAACTAAACCTGAACTACTTTAGCTCCGAATTAGAGAAATACTATATTATTGACATGGCAGGAATGTCCTTATGGAGTGATGGAAAATTAGAAAACGAAGAATCCTATTTTCTATACAAATTGGCTGAAAAAATTGGAGTCTCAGATGATTTTGTAACCAATAGCATCCAAGAAACGAATGATTTTATTACTCAGTATAAAAAGGAAATCCCTTTTTTTAATTACTCAAACCCAGTCAAACATTTTTACGATCAAACCACTAAAAATGTGGAAACCTTAATCACAAGAAATAAAAATCGTTTGTTTAAGGAAATAACAGGAAGCAAGGAATTAATGATTCTTTTAGCAACTTCTACCACAAGAGATTTAGATGAAAAAGAAAAGAAAAAAGTAAAAAAACAGTTATTAGAGATCTGTAAAACAATACCATCCTTAACTATTTTTTTACTTCCTGGAGGAAGTTTATTACTCCCTATTTTAATAAAATTTATTCCTAAAATGCTTCCTTCCGCATTTAACGAAAACTTAGATAATGAATAA
- the can gene encoding carbonate dehydratase, with protein MSDFYKKIIENNKEWVESKLLIDENYFADLAKGQSPPLLWIGCSDSRVPANEIIGAKPGEVFVHRNIANMVVHSDMNMLSVLDYAVNVLKVKHVIVCGHYGCGGIKAAMGNQSIGLIDNWIRHIKDVYRMHNVYLDSIEDETTRFNTFVEINVKEQVFDLCKTSIVQGAWKTGQDLTIHGWVYGLNSGYVTDLKVNFSSNEGLSEVYKLDL; from the coding sequence ATGAGTGATTTTTATAAAAAAATAATAGAGAATAATAAGGAATGGGTAGAGTCTAAATTATTAATAGATGAAAACTATTTTGCTGATTTAGCCAAAGGACAAAGTCCGCCACTATTATGGATAGGATGTTCAGACAGTAGGGTTCCTGCAAATGAGATTATAGGTGCTAAACCAGGAGAGGTATTTGTCCATCGTAATATTGCCAATATGGTCGTGCACTCGGATATGAATATGCTGAGTGTCTTGGATTATGCTGTAAACGTACTGAAAGTAAAACATGTAATAGTTTGTGGTCATTATGGTTGTGGTGGTATAAAAGCAGCAATGGGGAATCAATCTATAGGGTTAATTGATAACTGGATTAGACACATTAAAGATGTATATAGAATGCATAATGTGTACTTAGATTCAATCGAAGATGAAACGACTCGTTTTAATACATTTGTAGAGATAAATGTGAAAGAACAAGTATTTGACCTTTGCAAGACTTCAATCGTTCAAGGAGCTTGGAAAACAGGTCAAGATTTAACGATACATGGTTGGGTTTATGGATTGAATTCAGGTTATGTAACGGATTTAAAAGTAAATTTTAGTTCTAATGAAGGGCTAAGTGAAGTCTATAAATTAGATCTATAA
- a CDS encoding SulP family inorganic anion transporter, with the protein MSKKINLFANLKSDFASGLVVFLVALPLCLGIAMASGAPLFSGIISGIIGGLVVGYLSQSHISVSGPAAGLTAIILTAITDFGAFDIFLTAVFIAGLIQLALGFIKAGSISNYFPTNVIEGMLAGIGVIIILKQIPHAFGYDADFEGDQSFIQNNGDNSFSSLFEVFNHIQLGAVVITVVSLVILISWDKFSFLKKLKLIPGALIAVTSGIILNEVFIATGSSLAISANHLVSLPVPTSFDEFKAIIVTPNFAGITNPKVWVTGLTIAIVASIETLLCIEAADRMDVQKRYTNTNVELKAQGIGNMISSLLGGLPMTSVVVRSSANNNAGAKSKMSTIIHGVLLLLSVLIVPVLLNKIPLATLATILILVGYKLAKPATIKHFWEKGKYQFIPFIATLVAVVATDLLKGVMLGMVISIIFILRGNLKRAYSFKKEEYVDGDVIHIDLAQEVSFLNKAAIKSTLNNIPENSNVIINASDTVYIAHDILDLIEEFKEIRGKEENIKVKLKGFKDAYDLENSTNATNHVTLEHEYDVAKRQLIKKQSIQNTFQED; encoded by the coding sequence ATGTCAAAAAAAATTAATCTTTTTGCCAACCTTAAGTCAGATTTCGCTTCAGGTTTGGTTGTTTTCTTAGTGGCGTTGCCATTATGTTTAGGAATTGCGATGGCTTCAGGAGCGCCTTTGTTTTCCGGAATTATTTCCGGAATTATTGGGGGTCTTGTGGTTGGGTATTTAAGTCAATCTCATATTAGTGTTTCAGGTCCTGCAGCTGGTTTAACTGCAATTATACTAACCGCTATTACTGATTTTGGGGCTTTTGATATTTTTTTAACTGCAGTTTTTATCGCAGGATTGATTCAATTAGCGCTTGGGTTTATAAAAGCGGGGAGTATCTCTAATTATTTTCCGACCAATGTTATTGAAGGAATGTTAGCGGGTATTGGGGTTATTATTATTTTAAAACAAATTCCTCATGCTTTTGGATATGACGCCGATTTTGAAGGAGATCAATCATTTATTCAAAATAATGGAGATAATTCTTTTTCTTCTCTATTCGAGGTTTTTAATCATATTCAATTGGGAGCAGTAGTTATTACTGTAGTTTCCTTGGTAATACTTATCTCATGGGATAAATTTTCTTTTTTGAAAAAATTGAAATTAATTCCAGGTGCTTTGATTGCTGTTACATCGGGTATTATTTTAAACGAAGTTTTTATAGCCACAGGAAGTAGTTTGGCCATTTCTGCTAATCATTTGGTTTCTTTACCCGTTCCAACATCTTTTGATGAATTTAAAGCTATTATAGTTACGCCTAATTTTGCTGGAATAACAAATCCTAAAGTTTGGGTTACAGGTTTAACTATTGCTATTGTTGCTTCTATTGAAACTTTGTTGTGTATTGAAGCAGCAGATAGAATGGATGTGCAAAAAAGATATACCAATACAAATGTTGAGTTAAAAGCACAAGGAATTGGTAATATGATAAGTTCGCTTTTAGGTGGTTTGCCTATGACATCAGTGGTTGTGCGTTCTTCGGCTAATAATAATGCTGGGGCTAAATCAAAAATGTCTACTATCATTCATGGAGTGTTATTACTATTAAGTGTATTAATAGTTCCAGTTCTATTGAATAAAATTCCACTTGCAACTTTAGCGACTATTTTAATATTAGTAGGGTATAAGTTAGCTAAACCTGCTACTATTAAACATTTTTGGGAAAAAGGAAAGTACCAATTTATTCCATTTATAGCGACACTTGTTGCAGTTGTAGCAACTGATTTGCTAAAAGGAGTAATGCTAGGAATGGTGATTAGTATAATTTTTATTTTAAGAGGGAATCTTAAAAGAGCTTATAGTTTTAAGAAAGAGGAATATGTAGATGGTGATGTTATTCATATTGATTTAGCTCAAGAGGTATCTTTTCTAAACAAAGCGGCTATTAAATCAACGTTAAACAATATTCCTGAAAATTCTAATGTAATAATTAATGCCTCTGATACTGTTTATATAGCTCATGATATTTTAGATTTAATTGAGGAGTTTAAGGAGATACGTGGTAAAGAAGAAAATATTAAGGTGAAGTTAAAAGGGTTTAAAGACGCTTATGATTTAGAGAACTCAACTAATGCGACAAATCATGTAACCTTAGAACACGAGTATGATGTGGCTAAACGTCAACTAATAAAAAAGCAAAGTATTCAAAATACTTTTCAAGAAGATTAA
- a CDS encoding Dps family protein — protein MKTNSIGLAVQESVVMVGSLNVLLSNFQIYYQNLRGLHWNIKGKRFFDLHVKFEELYNDSQLKIDSIAERILTLEGTPLHTFEDYMKNSVIAVGKNISNDEKSVQLIVASLTELLKLERKILEDSSSINDEGTNSMMSDFIAEQEKTIWMMKAWLSE, from the coding sequence ATGAAAACAAATAGCATAGGATTAGCTGTTCAGGAATCAGTTGTAATGGTAGGAAGTTTAAATGTTTTATTGTCTAATTTTCAGATTTATTATCAAAATTTAAGGGGATTACATTGGAATATAAAAGGGAAACGTTTTTTTGATCTTCATGTAAAATTTGAAGAATTATACAATGATTCTCAATTAAAAATAGATAGTATTGCTGAACGTATATTGACCTTAGAGGGTACTCCGTTGCATACTTTTGAAGATTACATGAAGAATTCGGTTATTGCAGTTGGTAAAAATATATCAAATGATGAAAAATCGGTTCAGCTAATTGTAGCTTCATTAACAGAATTGTTAAAGTTGGAGCGTAAAATTTTAGAGGATTCATCTAGTATTAATGATGAAGGGACTAACTCGATGATGAGTGATTTTATAGCAGAACAAGAAAAGACCATTTGGATGATGAAAGCATGGTTGTCTGAATAA
- a CDS encoding LysR substrate-binding domain-containing protein produces MTITQLKYVLAVAEHKNFTLAAEKCFVTQPTLSMQIQKIEEELSITIFDRSKKPIQLTDIGQKIVNQAKNIVNEADRIQDIVEQQKGFIGGEFRLGIIPTIMPTLLPMFLSNFIKKYPKVKLIIEELNTEEIITKLNNGHLDAAIAATPLMEEKIKEIVLYFEPFVAYIPENHEHFQKKEIEVADLNLDEILLLQDGHCFRDGILNLCKNNKNNDTNRFQIESGSFETLIKLADEGLGTTLLPYLHTLDLKDTDKIKLRHFAEPKPAREVSLIYPKSELKIQIIDALRSTITGVIKGAIVFQNVQIISPLQKK; encoded by the coding sequence ATGACAATTACCCAACTCAAATATGTTCTTGCAGTTGCTGAACATAAAAACTTCACCCTTGCTGCTGAAAAATGTTTTGTAACCCAACCAACGTTGAGTATGCAAATTCAAAAAATTGAAGAAGAATTAAGTATCACTATTTTTGATCGATCCAAAAAACCGATTCAGTTAACTGATATTGGTCAAAAAATAGTGAACCAAGCTAAAAATATTGTAAACGAAGCTGATCGTATTCAAGATATAGTAGAACAACAAAAAGGTTTTATAGGTGGCGAATTTAGACTCGGTATCATCCCAACCATTATGCCTACTTTACTTCCAATGTTTTTATCTAATTTCATTAAAAAATATCCTAAAGTAAAACTCATCATTGAAGAGCTAAATACAGAAGAAATAATCACAAAACTTAATAACGGGCATCTTGATGCAGCTATTGCAGCTACCCCATTAATGGAAGAAAAAATTAAGGAAATCGTCTTGTATTTCGAACCCTTTGTTGCTTATATTCCAGAAAATCACGAGCATTTTCAGAAAAAAGAAATTGAAGTAGCTGACTTAAACTTAGACGAAATCTTATTACTTCAAGACGGTCACTGTTTTAGAGACGGAATATTGAATTTGTGTAAAAACAACAAAAACAACGATACAAATCGTTTTCAAATTGAAAGTGGAAGTTTTGAAACTCTAATTAAACTAGCGGATGAAGGCTTAGGCACGACTTTATTGCCATACTTGCATACATTAGACTTAAAGGATACTGATAAAATAAAACTTCGCCATTTTGCAGAACCAAAACCCGCTAGAGAAGTCAGTCTTATATACCCCAAAAGTGAGCTCAAAATCCAAATTATTGATGCCTTACGAAGTACTATTACAGGAGTAATAAAAGGAGCAATTGTTTTTCAAAATGTACAAATAATTAGCCCTTTACAAAAGAAATAA